A genomic stretch from Haloferax sp. Atlit-12N includes:
- a CDS encoding 2Fe-2S iron-sulfur cluster-binding protein, with the protein MTEYTVEFVGTGETITVSDKQTILKACIEEGIAQEYSCRVGMCLACSAEILEGDVTQPAARGLTEEEAERFALTCMARPQSDLKLDRGVYPPSIEGDAAAAGTAADDD; encoded by the coding sequence ATGACCGAGTACACCGTCGAGTTCGTCGGCACGGGCGAGACCATCACCGTCTCCGACAAGCAGACTATCCTCAAGGCCTGCATCGAGGAGGGCATCGCACAGGAGTACTCCTGCCGCGTCGGGATGTGCCTCGCTTGCTCCGCCGAGATTCTCGAAGGCGACGTCACCCAGCCCGCCGCTCGCGGGCTGACTGAAGAGGAGGCCGAGCGCTTCGCGCTCACCTGCATGGCCCGCCCGCAGAGCGACCTCAAACTCGACCGCGGCGTCTACCCCCCGAGCATCGAGGGCGACGCCGCGGCCGCCGGCACCGCCGCAGACGACGACTGA